In Nitrosomonas ureae, the sequence CTTAAAGCTGCCGGATTCGGATCATGCTCGTCACCTGAATCCAGCTCATCGTAAAGCAAGTAAAAACCGGCCAAACCACGGTTGGCATTGGGTGCGGTAAAATCCAGACAATGATCGTGATACCACAGCGTTCCCAGTGCTTCACGCTTATCGCCACCCACGGGGTTTTTGACGCTTTTTGGAAATTCATCGTACCCCGCATAGATATTGGGATAAAAATGATCCTTGAATTGACCCGGGCCATTCAAAGTAGGCCCGGCTTTGGTTGCACTGAAATAATCACCAGGGAAACCATCGCTCTCCGAAGGCGTATGCAGATTGTGCAAATGCATACTGATCTCCGGTGTGCCGAAACCCGTATGATTACTTGGTAACTCATTATATAAACGCACTATTACCGGGCGCCCATAACGCGCATGAAAGGTGGGATTATGGTAATCACCACCGCTTGAGTTTTTACCGATATAGTGCCACACCAATTGCTTCGGGTAATCCGGATGGAACTCATAATCCGTAATCGCTTCAGCTCGAAGCTCGTAAGTATCGGCCTGACCGGATTCAAGCGGATGCGCACCAAAGAAATCATCCCAACGCTGATGATCGTTACGCCCGCATTCTCCATTTGCGGTATTAGCGGAACCTTGTGGAGGATAAGCGTCATCGGACAAATCAGTTTGTTCCAACGGCTCAACCTCCTCCGGCAATTCTCTTTGCCAAGGCCTGGTGGGCGGGCTGGGTAGTAACGATTCATCCGGAATGGCTTGTGCTGAGCTTTCACGCGAAGTTAAAATGGCCGGTGCGGCCAGAATCGTGGCACCCGTTGTTTTAAAAAACGCACGCCTTGATTCATTGGATGGAGAATCCGGATCAGCGATGTTGCCCCGATCGGATTCATACTCTCCATTGTTCATGATAATGTCCTCCTACTCTACAGTTATTTTTTTAAAATTCACACTTTGTGGTGCGTCTCGATTATGTATAGGCCCTGTCAAACTTATATTGACATCCATCAAATAAAAGCAAACTTGATGAATGTCACTTCCTTCCCTGCTGATTACAACACCGACAAATGTCATTTTTGTAAAATGATCATGCCTGCATAATGAAGATTAAGGATTTGTTTGATGGATAAATAGCTACAAGATGTTAATTCACCCTATTAACAATTGTTAACATGGCTGATTAAAATAGGCACAACTTGGAATATTCTCCAACTCCTTGTTGGAAAAAGATAAAATGTAGGATTTTACTTACATTCAGAAATGTTTATTCAGAACAATATTCGTTTGCTAAATTTTACCGATATTTATCAGCACACCTTATCAAATCGCTTGAGTATCGAATTGAGACTGTGCCCTTGTGCTACGACTTCATATTCATGGGAAAAAATTCTGAAATCAAATCAGAAAAACCAACTTTGTCCAGGCAACTGAACTGATATGGCTATTAAGAATTTTGGAGGTGCTTTACAATTAATTACAAAACTTATGAGATGAGTGAGCAACTAACTCAATCCTTTTTCCCTGAACAGAAGCGCCAATTGCAGGCGACTGGAAATATGTAGCTTGGAATAAATACGATTAAGATAAACCCGCACCGAACCTTCGGTAATCTGCAGTTCCCGCGCGGCTAATTTACTGCTGTAACCTTTTGCAATTAAAGCAGCCAGAGATATTTCACGACTGGATAAGTGCGCAGAAATCATTTTATGCGCGGATTCACGGTGTAAAATTTGTTCAAACGCCATTCTCATGGAACGGCGATCCAGCCATTCGCCGCCTGCATGCACTTTCTTTAAACATTGCGGGATTAGTGAAACTGGCATTTCTTTGAGCAGAATACCTTTGACTCCCATTCTGATCAGATCACAGGTCTCAGACTGGTTGACTGTTGCGGTATAAACCACTATTCTGACTTCGCCTCCAAGCGCTGTTTGGACTTGCTTGACTTGATTAAGCCCATCAAAACCAGGGCTATGGGGGTCAATCAACACAATGTCTGGCTTCTTCAGCTTCAAAACATTCTTAATACGATCTACTGAATGCAACGCATCCACAATTTCCAGGCTGTCCTCCTCTTCGAGGATAACGCTTAATCCAAATAGAACAATCGGATGCGGATCAATCAGAAGTACTTTAATACGATTGCTAGGCAATAAGTTTTGCATCGCTTCAGTAAACATTTATGCCTACAAATTAAGAGAAAAATCAGACAACCTATTCTTACTCATTTATTGTGAAATTTTCATAAATTTCATGACCTAAATTCTGTTAATTTATCGTGAAGCTTCTGTGCGTATCTATAAAGAACTAGAAAGCGCCTGATTTATCAGTTAATATCGCATACGCGAAAAATGCTGGCAATTTAGGCTATATCACAACAAAGCGCTGTGATAAATCACACATCTGGGTACACCTCATAAAGCAATGCATCACCGGGCATACTCTGAAAATAAACCCATCGCCTTAGTCACGTAAAATAACAAAACCAGAAACTGAATTGAGCAAACAATACTATCAAGCAGTAACTTGTCTTAAAGTATATTTCCTATACCACACCATAATATGATGCAAGAAAATCCACCGATCAGTCTTGATGAAAATCAAATTATTGCTGAACGCCGCGCCAAGCTGACTGAAATACGTCAGATCAACAATGCTTTCCCCAATACATTCAGACGCGATCATTTAGCTTCAGAGTTATATCAACAATTTGATGCGTTCCCCAAAGAAAGACTGGAAGAACAGGCAATTGGGGTAAAAATAGCAGGGCGCATGGTGCTTAAGCGCGTCATGGGTAAAGCCAGCTTTGCAACCATACAGGATATGAGTGGACGCATTCAGTTGTATATCTCGAACGATCATACCGGAGAAGCTGCACACGCAGCATTCAAGCATTATGACTTGGGTGATATCCTGGGCGCGCAAGGCATTTTATTCAAAACCAGAACAGGCGAACTCTCCATTCGCGTCACTGATTTACAATTGCTAACAAAATCCTTGCGCCCTTTGCCGGAGAAATTTCATGGTTTGGCCGATCAGGAGCAAAAATATCGTCAACGTTACCTTGATTTGATTACTAACGAAGAAACGCGCCGGGTATTCACTATTCGTTCCAAAGTTATCCAGGCAATTCGTGAATTCTTTGTCGAGCGCAATTATCTGGAAGTTGAAACGCCAATGATGCACCCGATTCCCGGAGGCGCATCGGCAAGACCCTTTTCCACCCATCATAACGCGCTGGATATGGCGCTATTCTTGCGCATCGCCCCCGAGCTGTACCTGAAACGTCTGGTTGTCGGCGGCATGGAAAAAGTTTTTGAAATCAATCGCAATTTTCGCAATGAAGGAATCTCCACACGGCATAATCCTGAGTTTACCATGCTGGAATTCTATGAAGCTTATCAGGACCATATCTACCTGATGGACTTCACCGAGCAAATGCTCGCCCATACAGCGCAAAAAGTACTGGGCACCACGCACCTTACCTACCAAGGCAAGACAATGGATTTATCCAAACCATTCATGCGCTTGACCATCATCCAAGCTATCCGGAAATTCCATTCGCACTATTCCGCCGCACAATTGAATGATCGTAATTATCTGATCGAAGAATTGAACGCATTGAAAATTCACTACAATCCCAACGATGGCCTGGGTGGCTTGCAACTATCGCTGTTCGATGAAACTACCGAACATTTGTTGTTTGAACCCACATTCATCGTTGATTATCCGGCGGAAGTATCTCCTTTAGCGCGGCGTAACGACAACAATCCTGATATCACCGATCGTTTTGAGCTGTATATTGCCGGGCGTGAAATCGCTAATGGATTTTCTGAATTGAACGATCCGGAAGATCAAGCGGCACGTTTCCTGGAGCAGGCCAAAGCCAAGGATGCTGGCGATAGTGAGGCCATGCATTATGACGCAGACTACATCCGTGCATTGGAATACGGCTTACCGCCCACAGCCGGCGAAGGTATCGGCATCGATCGCTTGGTCATGCTGTTAACTGACAGCCCGAGCATTCGTGATGTCATTTTGTTTCCGCAATTAAGGCGGGAAGATTAGCGCAGACTGATTATCGGCCAGCCATTGCTTTCTGCGTGGCTCTTCAATGTAGGGTCCGGATCGACGGCAACCGGGTGCGTTACTTTGCAGAGCAAAGGCAAATCATTGAGTGAATCGCTATAAAACCAGCTACGGAGAAACGATAACCAGGTCAGATTGTGCGCATCCAGCCATTTCTCCAATCGCTCAACTTTTCCTTCCCTGAAAGAAGGTGTTCCAGACACCCGGCCCGTAAATTCCCCATCTTTCTCTTCCGGTTCAGTCGCGATCAAATGACTGATGCCAAGCGCCTGGGCAATCGGGGCCGTGACAAAACTATTCGTGGCGGTAATAATGATACATAGATCATTGTCCAGCATATGCCGCTCGATTAGTTGCCGCGTTCCTGGCGCAATCAGCGGTATAATTTTCTTACACATGAATTCACTGCGCCAAACTTCCAATTGGGCACGTGAATGACGTGCCAGGGGTTTTAACTGAAAATCCAGAAACTCGTGTATATCCAGCGTTCCCGCTTTATACTGCTCATAAAATTCAATATTCTTGGCCTCGTGCAACTCACGATCCAACGCTTTCTTTTCTATCAAAAATTGTGCCCACTGAAAATCACTATCACCTGCGATTAACGTGTTATCCAGATCAAATAATGCTAAATTCATGAATCCACCCGTAATAATTCTCGTAACAAAGGTATAGTTATGGGACGCTGATGAACCAGAGAATAACGATTCAGCGCATCCAATGTCATCATCAACGACGGTAAATCGCGTCGACCATGGCGTAATAAATATACGCAAATTTCCTGTGACAAAGTAAAACCGCAATCCGCAGCATGAGTCTGCATCGCCTGTACTCTTTCTTCTTCCGTTAGCTCATGCACCTGATACACTAATCCCCAGCCTAAGCGGGTGACCAGATCCTGCCGCATATCCAAATACGCCGGCGCAGTGGATCCGCTTACCAGCAATAATGCATGACCATCTTCGCGCAACCGATTATACAGACTAAATAGTTCCGCCTGCCCTGAAGCATCCAGACCATCAATGTCGTCAAGTGCGAAACAATCTGCCGCACTGTCACCACGAAAGGGATAATGATTCTCAGCGCAGCTATATACCACTTTTGCGTTTTTTCGTGCATAAGCTGTGACAATCGCCCGCAACAAATGACTCTTGCCACAACCAGAATTACCCCATAAATAAACAAAACATTCTTTTTCTTTTCCAGACAGAATACTTCTTAACATGTACATCAGTTCCGCATTGCGCCCTGGCAGAAAATTCTCCAGCGTAGGTAACGGTAGAGGATTAATGTCTAACAGCATCTGTTGCATGTTCATTATCTAATCGTCATAATCCGATCTAAAAAATTGCTACGAATTATAGAGATCACTTCCCAAATAACGCTGCCGCAAATGCCGCAACCAGACTAGCATCACCGCGCTGACCGGCAACGCCAGGAGGATTCCAAAGAAGCCAAATAATTGACCAAATGCCATTAAAGCGAAAATAACGACAACCGGATGCAGTCCAATCCGGTCGCCCACCAGCCAAGGCGTGATCAGCATGCCTTCAAGCATTTGACCGATACCAAAAACAGCCCACACCGTAATCACGCCGCTCCAATCCTGGAATTGCATCATAGCGGCAAAGGTCGCCAGCATTAAACCAACAATCATCCCCAGATAAGGCACAAACACGAGAATACCCGCCACCAAACCAATGGGTAACGCAAATTCCAGTCCTGCCAACCAAAGCCCGGTGATATAACAAATACTCATTAATAAGATCACTGATAATTGGCCGCGCAGAAATTCCGCCAGAATGCGGTCAGTCTCCCGCGCTAACTGAGAAATCTGATCATGCCAATACCGCGGGATCATTTCATCGATAAGTTTGACCAACATATCCCAATCACGTAACAGATAAAACAACACGACCGGCACCAATAACAGATTGACCAGAAACTCAACAACCGCCATTCCTCCGCTGGTCAAGGAAGGCAGCATCTTTGCGGCCACGCCTCCGGCGCTTTTCCAGTGTTCGGAAAGCGCTTCCTTTAATACATTCATATCCGGCTGCAGGCTGATATCCAGTCTTGATTCCAGCCAAGGGATCACATGATTCTTCAGCATATCCAAATATGCCGGCATTTTATCCAACAGCCGGTTCGCCTCTTTCTCAAACAAAGGCACCATAATCAAAATCAAAGCGGCAAACACTCCAAGCAACAACAGCATAACCAGTACCGCACCTACCGTCCGCGGTATTTTTCTGTCAGCCATGTAGCTCACCATCGGATTACAGATATACGCTATCACTGCAGCCAATAAAAAAGGAGTCAGGATCGGACTGAGCAGATAAATCAGCCCACCTGCTACGCAAGCTAATAACAACCACCAGAGATAATGTAAGCTTCCGGAATATTCAGTGTTCATACAAAATGAATTAACCAGCTTTTGATTTTAGCGCATGGCTGGCCAGATTTTTGCCAAGCTCCCAAATAGAACCCGGCACTTGATGCGTATCCGCGATGGTCTTGGTCAATGCGCACATGATGTGGTCGCAATCTTTCTGAGTCAAAGTAAGGGGAGGCAAAAGTTTGATCACATTCATGCCGTGTCCCGCCACTTGCGTCAGAATTCTGTGCTCTTTAAACAAGGG encodes:
- a CDS encoding AI-2E family transporter, which produces MNTEYSGSLHYLWWLLLACVAGGLIYLLSPILTPFLLAAVIAYICNPMVSYMADRKIPRTVGAVLVMLLLLGVFAALILIMVPLFEKEANRLLDKMPAYLDMLKNHVIPWLESRLDISLQPDMNVLKEALSEHWKSAGGVAAKMLPSLTSGGMAVVEFLVNLLLVPVVLFYLLRDWDMLVKLIDEMIPRYWHDQISQLARETDRILAEFLRGQLSVILLMSICYITGLWLAGLEFALPIGLVAGILVFVPYLGMIVGLMLATFAAMMQFQDWSGVITVWAVFGIGQMLEGMLITPWLVGDRIGLHPVVVIFALMAFGQLFGFFGILLALPVSAVMLVWLRHLRQRYLGSDLYNS
- a CDS encoding response regulator, which encodes MFTEAMQNLLPSNRIKVLLIDPHPIVLFGLSVILEEEDSLEIVDALHSVDRIKNVLKLKKPDIVLIDPHSPGFDGLNQVKQVQTALGGEVRIVVYTATVNQSETCDLIRMGVKGILLKEMPVSLIPQCLKKVHAGGEWLDRRSMRMAFEQILHRESAHKMISAHLSSREISLAALIAKGYSSKLAARELQITEGSVRVYLNRIYSKLHISSRLQLALLFREKGLS
- the hda gene encoding DnaA regulatory inactivator Hda encodes the protein MNMQQMLLDINPLPLPTLENFLPGRNAELMYMLRSILSGKEKECFVYLWGNSGCGKSHLLRAIVTAYARKNAKVVYSCAENHYPFRGDSAADCFALDDIDGLDASGQAELFSLYNRLREDGHALLLVSGSTAPAYLDMRQDLVTRLGWGLVYQVHELTEEERVQAMQTHAADCGFTLSQEICVYLLRHGRRDLPSLMMTLDALNRYSLVHQRPITIPLLRELLRVDS
- a CDS encoding HAD family hydrolase; protein product: MNLALFDLDNTLIAGDSDFQWAQFLIEKKALDRELHEAKNIEFYEQYKAGTLDIHEFLDFQLKPLARHSRAQLEVWRSEFMCKKIIPLIAPGTRQLIERHMLDNDLCIIITATNSFVTAPIAQALGISHLIATEPEEKDGEFTGRVSGTPSFREGKVERLEKWLDAHNLTWLSFLRSWFYSDSLNDLPLLCKVTHPVAVDPDPTLKSHAESNGWPIISLR
- the lysS gene encoding lysine--tRNA ligase, whose product is MMQENPPISLDENQIIAERRAKLTEIRQINNAFPNTFRRDHLASELYQQFDAFPKERLEEQAIGVKIAGRMVLKRVMGKASFATIQDMSGRIQLYISNDHTGEAAHAAFKHYDLGDILGAQGILFKTRTGELSIRVTDLQLLTKSLRPLPEKFHGLADQEQKYRQRYLDLITNEETRRVFTIRSKVIQAIREFFVERNYLEVETPMMHPIPGGASARPFSTHHNALDMALFLRIAPELYLKRLVVGGMEKVFEINRNFRNEGISTRHNPEFTMLEFYEAYQDHIYLMDFTEQMLAHTAQKVLGTTHLTYQGKTMDLSKPFMRLTIIQAIRKFHSHYSAAQLNDRNYLIEELNALKIHYNPNDGLGGLQLSLFDETTEHLLFEPTFIVDYPAEVSPLARRNDNNPDITDRFELYIAGREIANGFSELNDPEDQAARFLEQAKAKDAGDSEAMHYDADYIRALEYGLPPTAGEGIGIDRLVMLLTDSPSIRDVILFPQLRRED